From the genome of Bubalus bubalis isolate 160015118507 breed Murrah chromosome 2, NDDB_SH_1, whole genome shotgun sequence, one region includes:
- the SLC29A1 gene encoding equilibrative nucleoside transporter 1 isoform X2 codes for MTTSHQPQDRYKAVWLIFFILGLGTLLPWNFFMTATKYFTNRLDMSQNMSLGPAEVSKDIQASASPLAPSPERTHLSTIFNNVMTLCAMVPLLIFTCLNSFLHQRIPQSVRILGGLIAILLVFLITAILVKVPLHALSFFVITMLKIMLINSFGAILQGSLFGLAGLLPASYTAPIMSGQGLAGFFASVAMICAIASGSELSESAFGYFITACGVIILTIICYLGLPRLEFYRYYRQLKLEGPGEQETKLDLISKGEESKAGQEETGFSAPSSQPAKESHSVRTILKSILVPAFSVCFVFTITIGIFPAVTAEVESTIAGTSAWKAYFIPVSCFLTFNVFDWLGRSLTAITMWPGKDSYWLPSLVLARLAFVPLLLLCNVQPRRNLPVVFEHDSWFIIFMAAFAFSNGYLASLCMCFGPKKVKPAEAETAGAIMAFFLSLGLALGAVFSFLFRAIV; via the exons TATTTCACAAACCGCCTGGACATGTCCCAGAATATGTCCTTGGGCCCTGCTGAAGTAAGCAAGGACATCCAGGCCTCGGCCAGCCCCCTGGCACCCTCGCCAGAACGGACTCATCTCAGCACCATCTTCAACAACGTCATGACCTTATGTGCCATGGTGCCTCTGCTGATCTTCACCTGCCTCAACTCCTTCCTGCATCAGAG GATCCCCCAGTCTGTGCGGATCCTGGGCGGCCTGATAGCCATCCTGTTGGTGTTCCTGATCACTGCCATCCTGGTGAAGGTGCCCCTACACGCGCTGTCCTTCTTCGTCATCACCATGCTCAAGATCATGCTCATTAACT CTTTCGGCGCCATCCTGCAGGGCAGTCTGTTTGGCCTGGCTGGCCTCCTGCCCGCCAGCTACACGGCCCCCATCATGAGTGGCCAGGGCTTGGCAGGCTTCTTCGCCTCCGTGGCCATGATCTGCGCCATCGCCA GTGGCTCTGAGCTGTCGGAAAGTGCCTTCGGCTATTTTATCACAGCCTGTGGAGTTATCATTTTGACCATCATCTGTTATCTGGGCCTGCCACGGCTG GAATTCTACCGCTATTACCGGCAGCTCAAGCTCGAAGGGCCCGGGGAGCAGGAGACCAAGCTGGACCTCATTAGTAAAG GAGAGGAATCAAAAGCAGGCCAAGAGGAGACCGGATTCTCGGCCCCCAGCTCTCAGCCCGCCAAGGAAAGCCACTCTGTCCGCACTATCCTCAAAAGT ATCTTAGTCCCGGCTTTCTCCGTCTGCTTCGTCTTCACCATCACCATTGGGATATTTCCTGCCGTGACAGCTGAGGTTGAGTCCACCATCGCGGGCACCAGCGCCTGGA AGGCCTACTTCATTCCCGTGTCCTGCTTCTTGACTTTCAATGTCTTTGACTGGCTGGGCCGGAGCCTAACAGCCATCACTATGTGG CCTGGGAAGGACAGCTACTGGCTGCCGAGTCTGGTACTGGCCCGATTGGCCTTcgtgcccctgctgctgctgtgtaaCGTCCAGCCCCGCCGCAATCTGCCAGTGGTCTTTGAGCACGACTCCTGGTTCATCATCTTCATGGCTGCCTTCGCCTTCTCCAATGGCTACCTTGCCAGTCTCTGCATGTGCTTTGGGCCCAA GAAAGTGAAGCCGGCTGAGGCGGAGACAGCTGGAGCCATCATggccttctttctgtctctgggcCTGGCCCTGGGGGCCGTCTTCTCCTTCCTGTTCCGGGCAATCGTGTGA